A single window of Aspergillus flavus chromosome 4, complete sequence DNA harbors:
- a CDS encoding putative gluconate 5-dehydrogenase (unnamed protein product), whose translation MTTISRPNSDALTENVSNKVAIITGAARGIGFATANLLARHGARVVLVDLHEDALKNAVEAIGLQATYKTCDVSDWNQQIALFQWVIDTIGPIELVVCNAAINPEISLLQTQDPSRQAQLNSQARYNYLADETKEGKLERPSTQLFDVNINSVVFGLKLAIHHMKQRGAGGRIVVTGSAGSYVPVPSQPLYTASKHAVLGLVRSTALIEEVIRANIAISWIAPWLTLTSMVEGLEATTQPHTLKSSPEDVAWAIAAAVASPASWANAKGFWVQGTTITEVEGAYGEVGQRLIAPENRF comes from the coding sequence ATGACGACTATCTCGAGGCCAAACAGCGACGCTCTCACGGAGAATGTCTCCAACAAAGTAGCTATTATCACCGGCGCCGCACGTGGCATCGGATTTGCCACTGCTAATCTCCTCGCCCGCCACGGCGCCCGCGTGGTGCTTGTTGATTTACACGAGGATGCATTAAAGAATGCAGTGGAAGCCATCGGTCTGCAAGCCACGTACAAGACCTGCGACGTCAGCGACTGGAACCAACAGATAGCGCTGTTCCAATGGGTCATCGACACTATCGGGCCAATCGAGCTCGTCGTGTGCAACGCAGCCATCAACCCCGAGATCTCCCTGCTCCAGACCCAAGATCCCTCACGACAAGCGCAGCTGAACAGTCAAGCACGCTACAATTACCTGGCAGATGAAACCAAGGAAGGCAAGCTTGAGCGCCCCTCGACGCAGCTCTTTGACGTCAACATCAACTCGGTCGTGTTCGGACTAAAATTAGCCATCCATCACATGAAGCAGAGAGGAGCGGGTGGACGCATCGTCGTCACTGGCTCTGCGGGCTCCTATGTCCCTGTGCCTTCGCAGCCGCTCTATACCGCTAGCAAACATGCAGTCTTGGGTCTTGTCCGCAGCACCGCCCTAATCGAGGAGGTTATCCGAGCCAACATTGCCATTTCCTGGATCGCGCCTTGGCTTACACTCACCTCCATGGTGGAAGGGCTGGAGGCCACCACTCAGCCCCACACGCTCAAGAGTTCGCCGGAGGACGTTGCATGGGCCATCGCAGCGGCAGTGGCGTCGCCGGCGAGCTGGGCGAACGCCAAGGGATTCTGGGTGCAAGGTACGACGATCACTGAGGTAGAGGGCGCATACGGAGAGGTCGGCCAGCGGCTGATCGCACCTGAGAATCGGTTCTAA